In one Lolium rigidum isolate FL_2022 chromosome 3, APGP_CSIRO_Lrig_0.1, whole genome shotgun sequence genomic region, the following are encoded:
- the LOC124695232 gene encoding protein EXORDIUM-like 2, whose amino-acid sequence MAHWYHSFLILLLAVAVAGTGAATPRQLFLVTQAPVTLTNHHGQLLTGNHSVNLLWYGRFTPAQRATVADFVASLSSPAPAPSVASWWATTARYHPGAARLALGRQVLDPSLSLGRRLSEADLASLAARLAPHRGSVAVVITAPDVLVDGFCLSRCGLHASASAAAPPKGSSRAAITATRGRGRFAYVWVGDSAEQCAGECAWPFHQPTYGPQAPPLVAPNADVGMDGVVINLATLLAGAVTNPYGGGYFQGPAEAPLEAVTACTGVFGAGAYPGYPGQLSVDAATGASYNAVGVAGRRFLLPAMWDPKTSQCSTLV is encoded by the coding sequence ATGGCCCACTGGTACCACAGCTTCCTCATCCTGCTCCTCGCGGTGGCTGTcgccggcaccggcgcggccACGCCGCGGCAGCTGTTCCTCGTCACCCAGGCTCCCGTGACGCTCACCAACCACCACGGCCAGCTGCTCACCGGCAACCACTCCGTCAACCTGCTCTGGTACGGCCGCTTCACCCCGGCGCAGCGCGCCACCGTGGCCGACTTCgtcgcctccctctcctcccccgCCCCCGCGCCGTCCGTCGCGTCGTGGTGGGCCACCACCGCGCGGTACCACCCGGGCGCGGCGCGGCTCGCGCTCGGCCGCCAGGTGCTCGACCCGTCGCTCTCCCTCGGCCGGCGGCtgtcggaggccgacctcgcgtccCTCGCGGCGCGCCTCGCCCCGCACCGTGGCTCGGTCGCCGTCGTGATCACGGCGCCCGACGTCCTCGTCGACGGCTTCTGCCTCTCCCGCTGCGGCCTCCACGCCTCGgcatccgccgccgcgccgccgaaaGGAAGCAGCCGCGCCGCGATCACAGCCACACGCGGGCGCGGGCGGTTCGCGTACGTGTGGGTGGGCGACTCGGCGGAGCAGTGCGCGGGGGAGTGCGCGTGGCCGTTCCACCAGCCGACGTACGGCCCGCAGGCGCCGCCGCTGGTGGCCCCGAACGCGGACGTGGGGATGGACGGGGTGGTCATCAACCTCGCCACGCTGCTCGCCGGGGCCGTCACCAACCCGTACGGCGGCGGGTACTTCCAGGGCCCCGCCGAGGCGCCGCTGGAGGCCGTGACGGCGTGCACCGGGGTGTTCGGCGCCGGCGCCTACCCGGGGTACCCCGGGCAGCTGTCCGTGGACGCCGCGACCGGGGCCAGCTACAACGCCGTCGGGGTGGCTGGCCGCCGGTTCCTGCTCCCGGCCATGTGGGACCCCAAGACCTCGCAGTGCTCTACGCTCGTGTAG